The Microbacterium foliorum genome has a window encoding:
- a CDS encoding SURF1 family protein, producing the protein MLRGRWIGMLVLCLVVAGVFAWLGQWQLERAIETDPPPAGVTEELRPLTDVVEPGVYLPEPLVGQQVETSGTWIADDFLVVSSRFNDGVEGYWVTGQLRVAERTSIAVAIGWTADREVAESAIDELDSGPSSATIIGRLISDEGTTLPPADDPQRMDRMSPAALLSHWHDTDQLDVYRPYLASVTATAGLADIASPAPEELSPVNWLNVFYAVEWAIFAGFAFYLWYRLAKDAWEREVEEFDDAAAGETT; encoded by the coding sequence ATGCTCCGCGGACGCTGGATCGGGATGCTGGTGCTGTGCCTGGTCGTCGCCGGCGTGTTCGCGTGGCTCGGTCAGTGGCAGCTCGAGCGCGCGATCGAGACCGATCCGCCCCCGGCGGGCGTGACCGAGGAGCTGCGTCCGCTGACCGACGTGGTCGAACCAGGCGTCTATCTTCCCGAACCCCTGGTCGGCCAGCAGGTCGAGACGTCCGGAACCTGGATCGCCGACGACTTCCTCGTCGTGTCGAGCCGGTTCAACGACGGCGTCGAGGGGTACTGGGTGACGGGGCAGCTCCGGGTCGCGGAGCGCACGTCGATCGCGGTCGCGATCGGCTGGACCGCTGACCGCGAGGTCGCGGAATCGGCGATCGACGAGCTGGATTCCGGCCCGTCGTCGGCGACGATCATCGGACGTCTCATCTCCGACGAGGGCACGACGCTGCCGCCCGCGGACGATCCGCAGCGCATGGACCGGATGTCACCCGCCGCTCTGCTCAGCCACTGGCACGACACGGACCAGCTCGACGTGTACCGGCCCTACCTCGCCTCGGTGACGGCCACGGCGGGCCTCGCCGACATCGCCTCCCCGGCGCCCGAGGAGCTGTCGCCGGTGAACTGGCTCAACGTCTTCTACGCGGTGGAGTGGGCGATCTTCGCCGGCTTCGCGTTCTACCTCTGGTACCGGTTGGCGAAGGACGCCTGGGAGCGCGAGGTCGAGGAGTTCGACGACGCGGCCGCGGGCGAGACGACCTGA
- a CDS encoding GuaB3 family IMP dehydrogenase-related protein produces the protein MEIELGRGKRARRAYTFDDIAVVPSRRTRNPEDVSTAWTIDAFGFGIPVLGAPMDSVVSPQTAIMLGQLGGLGVLDLEGLWTRYDDPEPLLAEIAGLDEGQATARMQELYAEPIKPTLITQRLAEVREAGVTVAGSLTPQRTQEFYDTVAAAGVDLFVIRGTTVSAEHVSSVDEPLNLKKFIYDLDVPVIVGGAATYTAALHLMRTGAAGVLVGFGGGAASTTRATLGIHAPMATAVSDVAAARRDYLDESGGRYVHVIADGGVGTSGDIVKALAMGADAVMLGVALARATDAPGRGFHWGPEAHHPKLPRGRRVEVGGIGTLEEILYGPAPVADGTANLIGALRKSMATTGYSDLKEFQRVEVVLAPYEA, from the coding sequence ATGGAGATCGAGCTGGGCCGAGGCAAGCGCGCGCGTCGCGCGTACACGTTCGACGACATCGCGGTGGTGCCCTCGCGGCGCACCCGCAACCCGGAGGATGTGTCGACGGCCTGGACCATCGACGCGTTCGGCTTCGGCATCCCCGTGCTCGGTGCCCCGATGGACTCGGTCGTCAGCCCGCAGACCGCGATCATGCTCGGGCAGCTGGGCGGACTCGGCGTCCTCGACCTCGAGGGGCTGTGGACGCGGTACGACGACCCCGAGCCGCTGCTGGCGGAGATCGCCGGCCTCGACGAGGGGCAGGCGACGGCGCGCATGCAGGAGCTGTATGCCGAGCCGATCAAGCCGACCCTGATCACGCAGCGCCTCGCCGAGGTCCGTGAGGCCGGCGTGACGGTCGCCGGCTCCCTCACTCCGCAGCGCACGCAGGAGTTCTACGACACCGTCGCGGCGGCCGGGGTCGACCTGTTCGTGATCCGCGGCACCACGGTGTCCGCCGAGCACGTGTCGAGCGTCGACGAGCCGCTCAACCTGAAGAAGTTCATCTACGACCTCGACGTTCCCGTGATCGTCGGCGGCGCGGCCACATACACCGCCGCCCTTCATCTGATGCGCACCGGCGCCGCCGGCGTGCTCGTCGGCTTCGGCGGGGGAGCGGCCTCGACCACGCGGGCGACCCTCGGCATCCACGCGCCGATGGCGACGGCCGTGTCCGACGTCGCCGCCGCCCGGCGCGACTACCTCGACGAATCGGGCGGACGCTACGTGCACGTCATCGCCGACGGTGGCGTCGGCACCTCGGGCGACATCGTCAAGGCGCTCGCGATGGGCGCCGATGCCGTGATGCTCGGCGTCGCCCTCGCCCGGGCCACCGATGCCCCCGGCCGCGGGTTCCACTGGGGTCCCGAGGCCCACCACCCGAAGCTCCCGCGCGGGCGTCGCGTCGAGGTCGGCGGCATCGGCACGCTCGAGGAGATCCTCTACGGTCCCGCGCCCGTCGCCGACGGCACCGCGAACCTGATCGGCGCGCTGCGCAAGTCGATGGCCACCACCGGATACTCCGACCTCAAGGAGTTCCAGCGGGTCGAGGTCGTCCTCGCACCCTACGAGGCCTGA
- a CDS encoding FAD-dependent oxidoreductase — translation MSDAVEVAVVGGGVMGLATAWELTRRGLSPVVFERFTRGHHQGASHGATRNFNNAYDEEHYLDLLVRAKAGWDALGDVDGAPLLRLHGLVTHGAVDIARIAQRLDERGIHARILSARDAASRWSGMRFDAPVLFSQDAGVARASATLVELERRIAQGGGEVRWGTPVSRVQETDAGVDLVLDTGTIRAETVVVTAGAWTRRMLPDLPLPRLRVTEETPAHFFPVGRADWPSLNHYLDAGRYPGTVYGMPTPGEGVKVGFHGVGDVVDPDGRPHMTTHAESLADYVGEWMPGLDPASAVPISCTYTSTDDSAFVLDRRGRIVVGAGFSGHGFKFAPAIGGVLADLVVDPSARAAEPFRLR, via the coding sequence ATGTCGGATGCGGTGGAGGTCGCGGTCGTCGGCGGCGGCGTGATGGGACTCGCGACGGCCTGGGAGCTCACCCGCCGCGGTCTCTCCCCCGTCGTCTTCGAGAGATTCACGCGGGGGCATCACCAGGGCGCGTCCCACGGCGCGACCCGCAACTTCAACAACGCGTACGACGAGGAGCACTATCTCGATCTGCTCGTGCGCGCGAAGGCCGGTTGGGACGCCCTCGGCGACGTCGACGGCGCGCCGCTGCTGCGTCTGCACGGGCTGGTCACGCACGGTGCGGTGGACATCGCCCGCATCGCGCAGCGGCTGGACGAGCGCGGCATCCACGCCCGCATCCTGTCTGCGCGGGATGCGGCCTCCCGCTGGTCGGGCATGCGGTTCGATGCCCCGGTGCTGTTCTCACAGGACGCCGGTGTCGCGCGGGCGAGCGCCACGCTCGTCGAGCTCGAGCGTCGGATCGCGCAGGGCGGGGGCGAGGTGAGATGGGGCACCCCGGTGTCCCGGGTGCAGGAGACGGACGCCGGTGTCGACCTCGTGCTCGACACCGGCACGATCCGCGCCGAGACCGTCGTGGTGACGGCCGGCGCGTGGACGCGGCGGATGCTGCCCGACCTCCCGCTCCCCCGGCTCCGGGTGACCGAGGAGACTCCGGCGCATTTCTTCCCCGTCGGTCGCGCCGACTGGCCCTCGCTCAATCACTATCTCGACGCCGGCCGGTATCCCGGGACCGTCTACGGGATGCCGACTCCCGGCGAGGGGGTGAAGGTGGGGTTCCACGGCGTGGGCGACGTCGTGGATCCCGACGGCAGACCGCACATGACGACCCACGCGGAGTCGCTGGCCGACTACGTCGGCGAGTGGATGCCGGGCCTCGACCCGGCATCCGCCGTGCCGATCAGCTGCACGTACACCTCGACCGACGACAGCGCCTTCGTACTCGATCGCCGCGGGCGCATCGTGGTGGGGGCGGGGTTCTCGGGACACGGCTTCAAGTTCGCTCCCGCCATCGGCGGCGTCCTGGCCGATCTGGTCGTGGATCCGTCGGCGCGGGCGGCCGAGCCCTTCCGCCTGCGCTGA